One Drosophila kikkawai strain 14028-0561.14 chromosome 3L, DkikHiC1v2, whole genome shotgun sequence genomic window carries:
- the LOC138928411 gene encoding serine/arginine repetitive matrix protein 2-like encodes MSSRDPRRPVTGTVDADSDVEMQEALDNSIRDLLSDPMWEPDQLILEAEATGLSLDDVLDLCIAPGDPLGSVGDGEVEPDGRFGSYRNPSPPRQRPPADAAAPTSASEVSSGTSSGTTPGSSGGSSRDALLPGSSGSSGDALLPSSGDSSGDVLLPSSGDSSGDVLLPSSGDSSADVTLPSVGRSDRDAMLPAIREVARTTVEVPNPTPRYEDISSADETEATARSFATARSEIRTRLSSAATEEIIEVSDSDDRSTPLWREVTPRPETPYQELFGPGPYDSPRTMAKKHLPAATAPQPSHNTQRLSDELLLDGPSTSSQAARARAIAPQPSHNNTRRLSGELLRDGPSTSSQAARARATTPQPSPNNTRRLSGELLRDGPSTSSQAARARATTPQPSPNNTQRLSDELLRDGPSTSSQAARARAAIHQQNRDNNRAPSSNTGFAQPQPATKRRRRPNGNRARISRQRLEAGPQNREEIPCGAVREVEHTGRPNQRRRAARSRGSSSTDSSPEPTPRSGPVEQLRPSMVVASAQWRVETAGREIPVTLRTWIEGELGLPRNRDIRRQEKIDGRPYRVHLSRSGRVTVFSPTPK; translated from the coding sequence ATGAGTTCAAGAGACCCGAGACGCCCAGTGACGGGCACCGTAGATGCAGACAGCGATGTGGAGATGCAGGAAGCGCTGGACAATTCGATACGAGACCTCCTGAGCGATCCAATGTGGGAACCAGACCAGCTGATCCTGGAGGCTGAGGCCACCGGCCTCTCCCTGGATGATGTCCTCGATCTCTGCATCGCACCAGGGGACCCACTGGGAAGTGTAGGCGATGGAGAAGTGGAACCAGACGGCAGATTTGGGAGCTACCGCAACCCGAGCCCGCCACGGCAGCGACCCCCTGCTGACGCCGCAGCACCAACTAGTGCCAGCGAAGTATCCAGCGGGACATCGAGCGGCACCACCCCAGGCAGTTCGGGCGGATCCTCACGCGACGCCTTGCTACCAGGATCCAGCGGATCCTCTGGTGACGCACTGCTACCCAGCTCGGGTGATTCATCTGGCGACGTGCTGCTACCCAGCTCGGGTGATTCATCTGGCGACGTGCTGCTACCCAGCTCGGGTGACTCCTCCGCCGACGTCACACTGCCCAGCGTTGGCAGGTCTGACAGGGACGCCATGCTGCCCGCCATCAGGGAAGTGGCCAGGACGACCGTCGAGGTGCCGAACCCAACGCCACGGTACGAGGACATCTCCAGTGCCGACGAGACGGAAGCCACGGCCCGGTCGTTCGCCACAGCACGTtccgaaataagaacacggcTGTCCAGCGCCGCCACGGAGGAGATAATAGAAGTCTCGGATTCCGACGATCGTAGCACGCCCCTGTGGAGGGAGGTAACACCCCGGCCAGAGACGCCATACCAGGAGCTGTTCGGGCCAGGCCCCTACGACAGCCCCCGCACCATGGCCAAGAAACACCTGCCAGCAGCAACTGCACCACAGCCGAGCCACAACACCCAGCGACTCAGCGACGAGCTGCTCCTAGATGGCCCCAGCACGTCCAGCCAAGCAGCCAGGGCACGGGCAATCGCACCACAGCCGAGCCACAATAACACCCGGCGACTCAGCGGTGAGCTGCTCCGAGATGGCCCCAGCACATCAAGCCAAGCAGCCAGGGCACGGGCAACTACACCACAGCCGAGCCCCAACAACACCCGGCGACTCAGCGGTGAGCTGCTCCGAGATGGCCCCAGCACATCAAGCCAAGCAGCCAGGGCACGGGCAACTACACCACAGCCGAGCCCCAACAACACCCAGCGACTCAGCGACGAGCTGCTCCGAGATGGCCCCAGCACATCCAGCCAAGCAGCCAGGGCACGGGCAGCCATACACCAGCAGAACCGCGACAACAACCGGGCACCCAGCAGTAACACCGGCTTCGCGCAACCGCAACCGGCAACAAAGAGGAGACGCCGACCCAATGGGAACAGGGCCAGGATCAGCCGGCAACGACTGGAGGCAGGTCCTCAAAACAGGGAGGAGATCCCATGCGGAGCGGTCCGAGAGGTTGAACACACGGGACGCCCTAACCAACGACGTCGAGCCGCACGATCAAGGGGAAGTTCCTCCACGGACAGCTCCCCTGAGCCAACCCCGAGATCCGGACCCGTGGAACAATTAAGACCCTCCATGGTAGTGGCCTCGGCCCAGTGGCGAGTGGAGACGGCCGGAAGGGAAATCCCAGTAACCCTACGCACCTGGATAGAGGGAGAGCTGGGATTACCGAGAAACAGGGATATACGACGCCAGGAGAAAATCGACGGCAGGCCGTACAGAGTCCATCTCTCCAGGAGTGGGCGCGTCACCGTCTTTTCACCCACCCCAAAGTAA